The Sphingosinicellaceae bacterium genome includes the window TCACGCGCAACACGTGCCCGACCGAACGACATCGCGAACGGACGCGAAAGGTTCGCCATGCCTGTGAGATCCTGCGACCGCTCGGCCTTGAGATGGTCGATTGGAACGGAGCAGCGTTCCTTCTTTCGACCCGAACCGGCAGGACCGAAGTCGTCGACAACCTTGGTCACCTCTGGGTTGCGGTGGAAGCGCTTCTCGGAGCGGCCGCCGATCCGCTCGAGATCAACCTGCTGCGCGCTTTCGAAGCCGGGCCGTGACCGAGATACCGGTGTTCACACCGGTTTTCCTACTCACCGGCTTCTTAGGCTCCGGCAAGACCAGCTTGCTCGGCCGACTTCTGCGCGATCCAGCGCTTGCGGACACGGCGGTCCTGATCAACGAATACGGTGAGATCGGGCTTGATCATCACCTGCTTGAACGGATCGACGAGACGGTGGTCCTCCTTCGGTCAGGCTGCGTCTGCTGCACGATCAGGGGGGAACTGTCGGGCGCGATCGGCGCGTTGCATTCCCGCCGTGCTCGGGGCGAGGTGCCCCCTTTTAGCCGGCTGGTCATCGAATCCACCGGGCTAGCGGATCCACTACCCGTGATGACCACGGTGGCAGCGGATCCCGTGCTCAAGCACCACTTCCGGATGAGCGCTGTCGTCACCACGGTCGACGCCGTCAATGGTGGCAACCAGCTCGCCAGCCAGCCCGAGAGCGTGCTTCAGGTCGCTGTTGCGGACCGCATCGTGCTCACGAAGACCGACATCGCCGCTCCGTCGACACGGCAGCCGTTGATCGAAGTTTTAAAGGCCATCAATCCCGATGCGCCGTTGATCAGTTCCGCCGACGCCTTCGATGCCCAAGACCTACTGAATGAACGATCATTACCTGACGCGGTCATCCGCGCCCGTTCGCCTAATGGCGCCCAGGGTCACGCGGCCGACGTCTCCTCTCTCGCCTTGATCCTCGACCGACAAATCGACTGGAGCTTGTTCGGGTTGTGGTTGACCATGCTTCTCCACCGCCACGGCGACCGCATCCTTCGCGTCAAATGTCTGTTGAACGTCGAGGGCTCCGAGGGTCCCGTGGCCGTTCACGGCGTCCAGCAGCTCGTCCACGTCCCGACGCACTTGTCCCGGTGGCCTGACCACGATCGTCGATCGAGGTTGGTGTTCATCACGCGTGGTCTGGATCCCTCCTTGATCGAGCGATCGATGAGGGCCTTCAACCTGCTCGGATAGAGCGCGGCGCCAGGGTGGACGCGGTCGGCGATTATACCGGCGCGCGATATACCAGTTAAGTGCGAGGATGAGACCTTGTCGATATACCGGGCATATCGAAACCCGGTCCGGTACCGATAACGTGTCGGGAGGGTCGCGGCGCGCACTTCGCGAGGAACGTTCATGGGGCTGCAGCTGGCGAAGATTTCGGGCCGGTACGCTCGATGAACTGGATCTTCCTGCTGCTGGCCGCGGGGTTCGAGGTCGCCTTCACGACGACCTTCAGACTGAGTGGGAATTTCAAGAACGTCGCGGCGACCTTCGCATTCTTGATCAGCCTCCTTATGAGCCTGTTCTTTCTTCAGCTTGCGATCCGGTCGATCCCGCTGGGCACTGCCTACGCCATCTGGACCGGGATCGGTGCGATCGGGACGGTGGCGATCGGAATGGCCTGGTTCGGCGAGCCCGTGACGGCGCTCCGCATCGTCCTGATCCTGAGCATCGTCGCGGCCACCATCGCGTTGAAGTTCGCTTGAACCCGCAACCGGAACGGAGAGGCTGTAGCGATATGCCCATCGAGCGACCACTTTCGCCTCACTTGACATGGTACAGGCCCCAGTTGACGTCGTTGCTCTCGATCATGCACCGCGCCTCCGGGGTGGCCCTATCGGCCGGGTCGATCCTCCTCGTCTGGTGGTTGATCGCCATCGCGTCGGGCGGTGCGACGTTTCTCGCGACGCAGGCGCTGATCGCGTCTCCGGTCGGCATCGCGGCGCTGGCCGGCTGGTCCGTTGCGTTCTTCTATCATCTAAGCAATGGCATTCGGCATCTCGCATGGGATGCCGGATACGGCTTCGAGCTCAAGACAGCTTACCGCAGCGGTTACGCCGTCCTGGCCCTCACCGGGATACTGAGCGCGATCGCCTGGCTCGTAGCGATGGGCGAGTAGATGGCCGCATCCAAAGGAACGAGCCCCGCAGGTGTGACCGCCCTGCGGGAGAGCGTCCGGTATCGCCGGGTTGCCGGCCCAGGAAGCGGCGGCAACGGGAGGGCGGAGTGGCGGCTGCAACGATTGACCGCCCTGGCGCTGATCCCCCTTGGCCTGTATTTCGTCGTGTCTGTCCTGCACTTGGCGACCGCCCGAAGCGACACCGCGGCGAACTGGCTCGGGCGACCCGCAAACGCGTTCGTCATGCTCCTGTTCGTTGTCGCGACGCTATCGCACGCGGTGGTCGGGTTGCGGTCCGTACTGACGGACTATGTACACGGCCAGGGCCGCTTGGTCGGTGCCGGGATAGTCGTCGGTGGGCTTGCGATAACTCTTTGTCTTGCTGGCGTCCTCGCGATCCTGAAGGTGTTCACCGACGGAGGCGGGTCGTGACCCAGGCCTACGAAATCATCGACCACGAGTTCGACGTCGTGGTCCTCGGAGCGGGCGGGGCGGGTCTCCGCGCCACGCTTGGAATGGTCGCAGGGGGTCTGAGAACCGCATGCGTCACGAAGGTGTTTCCGACGCGCAGCCACACCGTCGCCGCGCAAGGGGGCATCAGTGCGGCGCTTGGCAATATGGCCGAAGATGACTGGCGCTGGCACATGTACGACACGGTAGCCGGAGGAGTCTGGCTTACCGATCAGGACGCCGCTGAATTCATGTGCCGTCAGGCAATACCTGCGGTCGTCGAGCTCGAGCACCTTGGCGTACCGTTCAGCCGCACTGACGACGGACTCATCTACCAGCGACGCTTCGGCGGCCACACGACCCACTTTGCACGAGGCGAGTTGGCGCAGCGCTCCTGCGCCGCTGCCGACCGAACCGGACACGCCATCCTGCATACCCTCTACACGCAGTGCCTGAAGCATCGGGCGCGCTTCTTCGTGGAATACTTCGCTTTGGACCTCCTTATGGCCGAGGATGGTAGCTGCATCGGACTGCTTGCTTGGTGTCTCGAAGACGGAACGATCCACCGTTTCCGCGCTCACCAAACTGTTGTCGCAACGGGCGGGTTCGGCCGCGCCTACGAGGCATGCACCTCCGCACACACCTGTACAGGGGACGGCAACGCGATGGCGCTTCGAGCCGGGTTGCCGTTGCAGGACATGGAATTCATCCAGTTCCATCCGACCGGACTGTACGGCGTCGGTTCTCTGATCACTGAAGGCGCGCGCGGTGAGGGCGGATACCTCACGAACGCGGCAGGCGAACGCTTTATGGCGAAGTATGCGCCGCGTGAGAAAGATTTGGCGAGCCGCGACATCACCAGTCATGCCGAAGGCGTCGAGATCCGTGAGGGCCGCGGCTGCGGCATGAACAAGGATCACATCCTTCTCCACCTTGAGGACATAGAGCGCACCCAGTTGCTGGAACGACTGCCCGGCATCATTGAGACAGTGCGCATCTTCGCGGGCCTAGACGCCACGAAAGAGCCGATCCCGGTAGTGCCTACGGTGCACTACTGCATGGGCGGCATTCCGACCAACTTGCAGGCCGAAGCGATCAATCCCTCGGGAGGCGACGTCAACCGGACGGTGCCCGGTCTGATGGCGATAGGAGAGGCCGCCTGTGTCTCGGTCCACGGCGCGAACCGACTCGGTACCAATAGCCTGCTGGACCTGATCGTGTTCGGGCGTGCCGCTGCAGAGCGGGCGGTCGGGCTAATCCAGCCCAACCGTTTCGTCGCTGAGGTACCGAAACGATCCGAGGCAAAGATCATCGACCGGTTCGACGGCATCCGCTTCAAGAGCAAGGGGCGCACGCCGGGGCAGGTGCGGCGCAGCATCCAGAAGGTCATGCAGGACAGTTTCGGCGTCTTCCGCACGCACGACGCGATGCAGGAGGGCAAGGACAAGCTCCGATCGCTTCGGCCAGAGATCGCGGCGATGTCGTTCGACGGAGGGAGCCTGCGATGGAACGTGGCGCTGGTCGCGGCTTTGGAAGCGCACAACCTCGCCGATCAAGCCGATGTCGTCGTCGAAAGCGCACTGAGGCGCACCGAGTCACGTGGGGCGCATATCCGCGACGATTTCACCGAGCGCGACGACACGAATTGGCTCAAACACACCGTTGCGTGGCGCGACGACAATGGTGAGGTCAAGGTCGACTATCGACCAGTGCGTCTGAAGACCTTGTCGAACGAGACTCCCACCATTCCGCCCGGAGAGCGGATCATCTGACACTTTCCCGATGCCGTTTATCGTTATTGGAACAGGCCATGGCCGAATTCAGTCTGCCCGCGAACTCCAAGGTCGAGACAGGCCGTCACTGGCCATTGCTCAGCCCGTGCGCGGCGGAGAGGTCGAAGTCATTCGCAATCTACCGCTGGGACCCTTCCTCCGGGCGAAATCCGCGTCTCGACATCTTCGACATCGATCTGGACGGTTGTGGGCCGATGGTGCTCGACGCCTTATTGAAGATCACGGCGGACATCGATCCCTCCCTGGCCTTTCGATTCTCCTGCCGCGAGGGCGTCTGCGGTTCCTGCTCGATGAACATCGACGGTGTGAACACGCTGGCATGCCTGACGCCGATCGAGCATCTTCGTTCCGGCGAAAGCCGACTGGCTCCGCTACCGCACCTGCATGTCCTGCGTGACCTGATCCCCGACCTGACCGGACTGTACGCGCAGTATGAGTTGATCGAGCCGTGGCTCAAGAACGACCAGGCTGCACCCGACCGTGAGCGCCGTCAGTCGCCGGCCGATGCCGCCAAGCTCAACGGTCTGTCGGAATGCATCCTGTGCTTCTGCTGCTCGACCTCGTGCCCGAGCTACTGGTGGAACCCCGACAGGTATCTTGGTCCTGCGATCCTGCTTCAGGCGCAGCGCTGGCTCGCCGACACGCGGGATACGCATGCGGGCGAGCGGCTCGAGCAGCTCGACGATCCGTTCCGGCTCTATCGCTGCCACACCATAATGAACTGCACGAAGACCTGTCCGAAAAATCTCAACCCGTCGCGAGCGATCAATGCGATCAAGCAGCAGATGCTGGGGCGTGGATAAGGCCATGGGGAACGCCAGTCACGAGACTAGGGAATCGAACCTCGCCCTGACCAACGACCCGCGGCGCAACAAGGGCACCGCGTTCTCGCTTGTCGAACGGGAGGCCAACGGATTGGTCGGCCTTCTGCCGCACAGTGTCGAGACGCTCGAACATCAGCTCCACCGTGCTATGGAGCATCTGGCCCTGAAGTCGTCCGATCTCGAGCGTTACATCTACCTGACCGGTCTTTTGGACCGGAATGAGACCCTCTTCTACCGTGTCGTCATGAGCGACCCGGTTCGCTTCCTTCCGATCATCTATGCGCCTACCGTCGGTGAGGCGTGCCTGAAGTTCGGCAGCATCTACCGTCGCGCGCATGGCATGTACATCGCACATGACATGAAGGGTCGGGTCGCCGACGTGCTCCGGAACTGGCCGGAGCGCGACGTCCGTTTCATATGCGTATCGACTGGTGGCCGGATCTTGGGGCTTGGCGATCTGGGTGCGAACGGGATGGGCATCGCCATCGGAAAACTGCAACTCTACACCGCGTGTGCGGGCGTTCCGCCGGAGAAGCTGCTGCCGGTGCTCCTCGACATCGGCACCAGCCGGGCATCGCTGCGCGCGGACCCGCTCTATCTCGGCTTGCGCCAGGAGCCTCCGCCTACCGCCGAGCTGGACGAATTCGTCGAGGAGTTCGTGCAGGCGGTCCAGGAGGTGTTTCCCGGCTGCTGCATCCACTTCGAGGATTGGAAGGGAAGCGACGCCATTCGGCTGCTTGACCGATATGCCGACAGGATTCTTTGCTACAACGATGACATCCAAGGTACGGCGGCCGTCGCCCTTGCAGGGCTGACGACCGCCTCGCAGATCACGGGCGCGCAGCTCACCGACATTCGCCTGCTCATCCTCGGCGCCGGCTCGGCGGCGACGGGCGTCGCGGGGCTGATCGTCAAGGCCATGCAGCTCAAGGGGCTTTCCGAAGAGGACGCCAGGGCGCGCATCGCGATGTTCGACAAGCACGGCCTCATCGAAGCGTCACGCCAGGACCTTTCGCCCGAGCAGCGCCTCTATGCATGCCACGCGGCGCAATCCACCGACTTCGTCGCGACGATTAAGTGGTTCGAGCCTACCGCCCTACTCGGTTTGAGCACGCACGGCGGTGCATTCGATCAGCCGGTCATTGAGGCGATGACGGTGCTGAACCGTCGTCCGATCATATTCGCGCTTTCCAATCCGACCGAGAAGGCAGAGTGCACCGCCGAACAGGCCTATGCATGGTCCAAGGGTGCGGCTCTCTTCGCCGCGGGCGTGCAGTTTCCGGACGTCGATTACAGAGGCAGGCGGTTTCACCCAGGGCAGGCAAACAATTTCTACATCTTCCCGGCTATCGGGCTGGCCACCTACGCGGCGCGTCCGACACGGATCACCGACGAATGCTTCATCGTCGCGGCGGAAGCCTGCGCCGATCAGGTCGGTGAAGGTCTCCGCGAGATGGGGATGCTGTTTCCGCGACAGGTCGACATCCTCGCCGTGGAGGTCGCAACGGCGACGCGGGTCGCTGAGTTCATGTTCGGCGCGGGACTTGCAACCGCGGAACGGCCGTCTGAAATCCGCCCTTGGATCGAGGCAATGCTCTATACGCCGACATATCGCGATCAATTGTGAAGGTGGATTTGGCGACCGTGCTCTGCGACGGCGGTAACGACCTTCTTGAGAAAGGGATCGGACGATGGGCAAGATCAGCATCGCCGCGTTCATCGTGGGGGCGCTGCGCCAGGCCGGTGTACAGCGCGTCTATGGAATTGCGGGAGATAGCCTGAACGCGGTGACGGAGGCACTGCGCGAGCAAGAAGGCATCGCGTGGATTCATACGCGGCATGAGGAGACCGCGGCGTTCGCGGCCGGGGCCGAGGCCCATCTAACCGGGTCGCTCGCGGTGTGCGCCGGATCTTGCGGCCCCGGCAACATGCACTTGATCAACGGCCTGTACGACTGTCATCGTTCGCGGGTGCCCGTACTCGCAATCGCGGCCCAGATTCCCAGCGCAGAGACTGGACGCAACTATTTCCAGGAAACGCGACCACAGGCCTTGTTCCGCGACTGCAGCCACTATTGTGAAACGATATCAACGGCCGAACAGCTCCCTGGCGTCATCGAGTCCGCAATCCGCGTTGCCGTCGCCAAGCGCGGCGTCTCCGTTATCGTCCTGCCGGGAGATGTCGCATCGCAGCTTGCGGACTTCGCGCCGTTGTCCTCAGCGCTTCTCCCTTCCGCGCCTATAGTCCGGCCGCAGGACCAGGATCTGGACCGGCTCGCCGGCCTTTTGAATGACGCCACTCGCGTGACGATGCTGTGCGGGCGCGGTTGCGCTAACGCGCATTCCGGGCTGCTTGAATTGGCTGAGATGCTGAAGGCGCCCATCGTCCATGCGCTAGGTGGCAAGGAGCACGTCGAATGGAACAACCCCTTCGATGTCGGAATGACGGGGCTGATCGGCTTCAGTTCTGGCTACCGTGCAATGAACGACTGCGACATGCTGCTGATGCTTGGCACTGATTTTCCCTACCGGCAGTTCTACCCGGCCGACGCCGTCATCGCCCAGGTCGACCTGAGACCGGAAAGCCTAGGTTTGCGCTGCCGGCTCGACATGGGACTTATCGGGGATGTCGGCGCGACGGTTGCGGGTCTCCTGCCCCGGCTAGAGCGAAAGCACGACCGCGCCCATCTAGATCGGAGCCTTGCCCATTACCGCAAGGCGCGACTTGGGCTCGATGATCTGGCGGTCGGGCACGCCGGCCGAAAGCCGATGCACCCGCAGTTTCTGGCCAAGACGCTCAGCGACTTGGCGAGCGACGATGCGGTATTCACCTATGATGTCGGTACGCCAGCCATATGGGTGGCGCGGTATCTCGCGATGAACGGCAAGCGGCGGTTGATCGGATCGCTCAATCACGGGTCGATGGCCAACGCGTTGCCGCAGGCGATCGGTGCTCAAGCGGCCTACCCGGAGCGCCAGGTGATCTCGTTTTCGGGTGATGGCGGGTTCGCCATGCTGATGGGCGACCTACTGACGCTTACGCAGGAGAATCTGCCGGTCAAGGTTGTAATCCTGAACAACGGCACGCTGGGTTTCGTCGAACTTGAGATGAAGGCTGCGGGGCTGCTCGAAACCGGCGTAGCTCTCCATAACCCCGATTTCGCGGCGGTCGCGACGGCAGCTGGGATCTTTGCGCGGCGCGTCGAGGATCCGGCCGATCTCCAAGCCGCGCTGGCGGACGTTCTCGCTCACCCGGGGCCCGCTCTTCTCGACGCCGTCACGGCGCGGCAAGAACTGTCGATCCCGCCGCACATCGAGCTCGCTCAAGTCAAGGGATTTGGGCTCTGGCTCGCCAAGGCCGTTCTCAACGGCCAAGGAGATCAGGTCGTCGAACTTGCAAGGACTGCGCTCCTTAGATGACTTAGCGGTCTGACCGCCCTGACGAACGCAAGCTCGCTGGCGTCCCTGGGGAGGCTGATCTTAGTACTGGAAGCAGCCGGATCGGTGCCGATCGGCTGCGATGGCCAAGCGTACGCCTAACGTTTCACCGAGGAAGGGATGCTCGAGCTGCAAGCGCCCCCGCGGCGGTGTAGATGTTGATGAGATTGCCATCAGGATCGCGCAACAGCATCGACCGGTTGCCCCAAGGCTGTGTCGTCGGGTCCATCACCCAATCTCCTACGACGCCCTGTAGGCGCGAGTACTCAGCATCGACGTCGTCGACCTCGAACTCGAGGATCACCGAGCGGTTGGACGCCGACCGCGCCGCCGCGGCGTTGTCTTTCAAGACCGAGCGTTCGCTGCAGATCGCCAGCACGCTGCCCGAGGTGCGGATTTCGACGAAATCCTCGTTGCCTACCGGGATGACACCGATAACGTCCTCGTAAAACCGTGCGAGGGTGGAGACGTCCTTAGTGACGATCCTCGTGGAAGCAAGTTTCATTGACATGAACTCCATCTGAGGGCGACTCTACCTAGACAGCCCAATCTGATACAGTACGGTACTGTGCAGTGCCGTTTCTGGTCAAGCGGGAAGTTCGGAGGGCGGCGCATGACAGCGGAGGCGGTAGACAAGCGGGTCCAACGTTCGAAGGCGATTGTACTGGCTTCGGCTTATGCTCTCCTGTCGGAAGGCGGCATAGGGGGCGTCAGCATGGATCAGGTGTCACGCCACTCGGGCGTTTCCAAGACTACGATCTACCGGCATTGGCCATCCCGATCAGCTCTGCTGCTAGCGGCCTGCGCGACGATGAACTCGCCGTCTCTTGCCCCCGACACAGGAAGCTTAGCGAAGGACCTCCAACTGCTTGTCGCCGGCCTTGTCGACCAACTCGCGTCGGCGAAATGGACGACTATCCTGCCCTCAATCATTGATGCCGCCGAACGCGACCCGGAACTTGCTGCCCTCCACGCCGCCCTCCACACGAGCTTGATGGCACCGTTCCTGGTCGCGGCGGAGCGGGGCCTGGCACGGGGAGATCTGCCGGCCGGCCGGACTCCTGCCGATTTAATTGCATTGGTTGTCGGTCCGTTATTCTACCGTCGGTGGTTCTCCAAGGAACAGATAGACCGGACGTTTGCGGCCAAAGTGGTCGCACTGGCATTGATAGTTTCGAATTAATTTAGCGCAACGACAGTCCTTTGCCCGATATTCTTTAGCAGTGCGGCTTGGCCGCCGCACGAGCGCTTCCTGTTGCTTCGTTGGCAAACATGAGCTTCGCACTTTTTAACATGCTCGTACTGTGAGCGAACGTCAAATAGGGCCGAACAACGTGACACCTGTGGAAGTCAAGGAATCAAGGCGGGGCGGGTGTCGCGAGCTGTCATGCTCACCGCCGCCCAGCTCCGCCGTCTTGGATCATCTCATCTGTCGGCTCGAGCCCGCGCTTCAGCACCCGACGTCGGAAGCATTCGGCCTATAGGTCTGGAAGACCCAATTCCGGCCATTTACGGTCGATCTTGCGCTTCGCAATACCGGCCATTCATTTATCTCGGTTGAAGGGCTGTTTTCAGGCGTACCGCTCTTACTACTCAACGGCGGGGGCCAAGTGGCACGTGGACAGCGAAGCAGATGATCCGGCGATTGAGCCGGTCGGCAGTCCAGCGGTGGCTCACAGTCCAATTTGTCGTCTTCAAAATTCAAAAGATTATGACCGGCTAGCGGGTCCGGGTGCGACGACGACGGCTGCTAGGCTAGCAAGTCGCAAGAGGCCGCCAACGGCCGTCGTCAAGGATATAGGGGGCGAAGCGCCGAACGTCCGCCCCCTTTCGTCTCAGGCGGTTATAACCCTGCGACGTCGGATCGACGCCCCGACCAGCCCGAAACCTGACACCATCAACGCCCAAGATGCCGGCTCCGGTACCGCGCCGAGCTGCCCACGGATTTCACCACCGGGGAAGGTCGAGGTATGGACGTTAGCATAGACCAGCCCGCCGTCGAGCCCGGCAAGAAATGCTGACTGAGCGAGAGCGGCGGTCCCGCCTGACGCGGTTACGAACCCAGGAGTATAGATCGCCGCCGACGTCAGGTCGAAGGTCTGATTTATCGATCCGGAGGTCGCCGAGGCGAAGGTGAATGGGATTGCAACCGCGGCATTTGACCCCGGCGCGGCGCAGCAGTGGAGGTGGCCCGCCACCGCCGGTGCAGTCAAGCCGTTGAAGGTAACCGCGACTTCGAGCGAATTACGATCGTCGGACAGGGTGAAAAGGCCCGTCCCGACGCCGGTCGAGCCGGTCGGCACAGTCTCGTTCGCGCCGCTTAGCGTAGCATTAAAATTAGTGACCGCTGCCGCGGGCAGCGCGCCCATGAGAAGCACCGCCGCCGCGGCAACCGCTGCGATGGGTCGTGAAAGTCCGAATGGCATGATCCAGCTCCCAAATTTCGCCTCCGGCCGACGGCCATCAGCGTTCAGCCCACCCCGAGACATTTCGTACCACCGATCGATGACAAATCCAGCGATCGCGCAGACTGTTGCCGTGCTGTTCGGTATGCGGCGGCGTCATGCCGCACTCGGCGCTAAGTCACAGTCCAGCCGCCCCCGGCGACAACGACCCACATGCAGCCATTCGACTTCCCTGCGGAGCTCCCCAACTCTGGACGCTCATTTATGTGGGTGGATGACCAATTTCGGTAGGCGATGGTGTTCGGCCGAATGGCGCGAGGTGGTTGCGGTCCGGCAGCTATTGGGATTGATAGCAACGATAGCGGACTTCACGCGAACTCTTGGAGAAATGCATGACTCGGACCATTATCGCCACCCTCGCGGCGCCCAAGGCACCTCCGTCCTACAGTCAGGCCGTGAAAGTCGCCGGGCATGTCTTCGTATCGGGAACTGCGCCGGTCGATCCGGATACCGGCCAGCTGGTCGAGGGGCCGGTTCAAATCCAAGTCGCCCAGTGCTTGCGTAACATCGCTGCCATTCTCGAAGCGGCCGGGAGCAGCCTGCAGAAAGCCGTAAGTGCCACGTTGATCGTGGCCGACGAGGACGACTTCGCCGCTGCCAGTGAGGAATGGCTGAAGTGGTTCCCGACCGATCCGCCGGCGCGGCAAGGCGCGAAGTTGCCGGTTCGCATCCCCGGCTTGAAGATTTCGATTGCGATGATCGCCGAGGCTTGAGTTGATGCGAGCCTTGCCCGATCATGACCTTTGAGCACCGAATAACCGGGCCTTACGACGGCGCAGGGCGACGTGAGTTTGCGCCAGCAGTCTTCCTCTTCCCTTCGATTAGAACAGCCTGCTGCCATCGGCTCGGCGCCTTGTCGGCTCGGTGGATGCAACCCGCCCAGCAGCACGGTCGCTTCTTTCCTCCCGGTAGTTCGTCACGGGTGCGTGCGATGCGCCGCCGGCGGGTTAATGCCTGCTTGGCGTCATCGACCCAGCAGACGAACTCGTTGCGGCCGAGAGGAGTCAGGTGTTCCCAAAGGGCTAATACGCTCGGATCCGGACGCATCGCGACCTGGAGGTCTTCCCGGGCTCGTGCGCTGTGCCATGAAGAAAAGCGTTAGCCACAAGACCTCAGCCCGTTCGCTGGAACCGGGTCGCTACTGCCGTTTGCGCGTCGGCTCAAGCATGATCTCCGCACCACCGAATGTCCACGGCGGGGCGGCTCGTGCCATGGCAGTGAGGACCGGTTGAACCCACCCCCAAAAGCAGACATTCACTGTTGGTTTGCCGATCCCTGATAAAGGACGTTTGTTCAGGTGATGCCTTCATCATAAAACCAGCCGTGGTTCGGATCCGCTCAGCCATCGGCGACGGACGCTACGCTCATAGCGCCGATCACCTCGCATTCGCCTTTGCGTCATAAGCAGCGCGGATTAGACCGGCGCGGCGATGGAGCGCGCACTTGATCAAATAGATTTCGAACGGCCGCCCTTCGTTGTGCCGGGAAGGCTGGAGGCGGAGAGCTACGTTCAACCATCGCCATCCTTCGGCGGCGTGTCCGCTGGCTTCTACCGCAATGCCGGATCGCCTATCGAAATCAGCGATGAGTGGGATCCGGTGCCTGTCTACCAGATCCCCGTCCTGTTGCGGGGAACGCCCTCCCACAACGCTTGGCGCGACGGCCGA containing:
- a CDS encoding multidrug efflux SMR transporter, with translation MNWIFLLLAAGFEVAFTTTFRLSGNFKNVAATFAFLISLLMSLFFLQLAIRSIPLGTAYAIWTGIGAIGTVAIGMAWFGEPVTALRIVLILSIVAATIALKFA
- the sdhA gene encoding succinate dehydrogenase flavoprotein subunit, producing the protein MTQAYEIIDHEFDVVVLGAGGAGLRATLGMVAGGLRTACVTKVFPTRSHTVAAQGGISAALGNMAEDDWRWHMYDTVAGGVWLTDQDAAEFMCRQAIPAVVELEHLGVPFSRTDDGLIYQRRFGGHTTHFARGELAQRSCAAADRTGHAILHTLYTQCLKHRARFFVEYFALDLLMAEDGSCIGLLAWCLEDGTIHRFRAHQTVVATGGFGRAYEACTSAHTCTGDGNAMALRAGLPLQDMEFIQFHPTGLYGVGSLITEGARGEGGYLTNAAGERFMAKYAPREKDLASRDITSHAEGVEIREGRGCGMNKDHILLHLEDIERTQLLERLPGIIETVRIFAGLDATKEPIPVVPTVHYCMGGIPTNLQAEAINPSGGDVNRTVPGLMAIGEAACVSVHGANRLGTNSLLDLIVFGRAAAERAVGLIQPNRFVAEVPKRSEAKIIDRFDGIRFKSKGRTPGQVRRSIQKVMQDSFGVFRTHDAMQEGKDKLRSLRPEIAAMSFDGGSLRWNVALVAALEAHNLADQADVVVESALRRTESRGAHIRDDFTERDDTNWLKHTVAWRDDNGEVKVDYRPVRLKTLSNETPTIPPGERII
- a CDS encoding GTP-binding protein, with amino-acid sequence MTEIPVFTPVFLLTGFLGSGKTSLLGRLLRDPALADTAVLINEYGEIGLDHHLLERIDETVVLLRSGCVCCTIRGELSGAIGALHSRRARGEVPPFSRLVIESTGLADPLPVMTTVAADPVLKHHFRMSAVVTTVDAVNGGNQLASQPESVLQVAVADRIVLTKTDIAAPSTRQPLIEVLKAINPDAPLISSADAFDAQDLLNERSLPDAVIRARSPNGAQGHAADVSSLALILDRQIDWSLFGLWLTMLLHRHGDRILRVKCLLNVEGSEGPVAVHGVQQLVHVPTHLSRWPDHDRRSRLVFITRGLDPSLIERSMRAFNLLG
- a CDS encoding NAD-dependent malic enzyme; the encoded protein is MDKAMGNASHETRESNLALTNDPRRNKGTAFSLVEREANGLVGLLPHSVETLEHQLHRAMEHLALKSSDLERYIYLTGLLDRNETLFYRVVMSDPVRFLPIIYAPTVGEACLKFGSIYRRAHGMYIAHDMKGRVADVLRNWPERDVRFICVSTGGRILGLGDLGANGMGIAIGKLQLYTACAGVPPEKLLPVLLDIGTSRASLRADPLYLGLRQEPPPTAELDEFVEEFVQAVQEVFPGCCIHFEDWKGSDAIRLLDRYADRILCYNDDIQGTAAVALAGLTTASQITGAQLTDIRLLILGAGSAATGVAGLIVKAMQLKGLSEEDARARIAMFDKHGLIEASRQDLSPEQRLYACHAAQSTDFVATIKWFEPTALLGLSTHGGAFDQPVIEAMTVLNRRPIIFALSNPTEKAECTAEQAYAWSKGAALFAAGVQFPDVDYRGRRFHPGQANNFYIFPAIGLATYAARPTRITDECFIVAAEACADQVGEGLREMGMLFPRQVDILAVEVATATRVAEFMFGAGLATAERPSEIRPWIEAMLYTPTYRDQL
- the sdhD gene encoding succinate dehydrogenase, hydrophobic membrane anchor protein, whose product is MTALRESVRYRRVAGPGSGGNGRAEWRLQRLTALALIPLGLYFVVSVLHLATARSDTAANWLGRPANAFVMLLFVVATLSHAVVGLRSVLTDYVHGQGRLVGAGIVVGGLAITLCLAGVLAILKVFTDGGGS
- a CDS encoding succinate dehydrogenase iron-sulfur subunit, producing MAEFSLPANSKVETGRHWPLLSPCAAERSKSFAIYRWDPSSGRNPRLDIFDIDLDGCGPMVLDALLKITADIDPSLAFRFSCREGVCGSCSMNIDGVNTLACLTPIEHLRSGESRLAPLPHLHVLRDLIPDLTGLYAQYELIEPWLKNDQAAPDRERRQSPADAAKLNGLSECILCFCCSTSCPSYWWNPDRYLGPAILLQAQRWLADTRDTHAGERLEQLDDPFRLYRCHTIMNCTKTCPKNLNPSRAINAIKQQMLGRG
- the poxB gene encoding ubiquinone-dependent pyruvate dehydrogenase, with the protein product MGKISIAAFIVGALRQAGVQRVYGIAGDSLNAVTEALREQEGIAWIHTRHEETAAFAAGAEAHLTGSLAVCAGSCGPGNMHLINGLYDCHRSRVPVLAIAAQIPSAETGRNYFQETRPQALFRDCSHYCETISTAEQLPGVIESAIRVAVAKRGVSVIVLPGDVASQLADFAPLSSALLPSAPIVRPQDQDLDRLAGLLNDATRVTMLCGRGCANAHSGLLELAEMLKAPIVHALGGKEHVEWNNPFDVGMTGLIGFSSGYRAMNDCDMLLMLGTDFPYRQFYPADAVIAQVDLRPESLGLRCRLDMGLIGDVGATVAGLLPRLERKHDRAHLDRSLAHYRKARLGLDDLAVGHAGRKPMHPQFLAKTLSDLASDDAVFTYDVGTPAIWVARYLAMNGKRRLIGSLNHGSMANALPQAIGAQAAYPERQVISFSGDGGFAMLMGDLLTLTQENLPVKVVILNNGTLGFVELEMKAAGLLETGVALHNPDFAAVATAAGIFARRVEDPADLQAALADVLAHPGPALLDAVTARQELSIPPHIELAQVKGFGLWLAKAVLNGQGDQVVELARTALLR
- the sdhC gene encoding succinate dehydrogenase, cytochrome b556 subunit; this translates as MPIERPLSPHLTWYRPQLTSLLSIMHRASGVALSAGSILLVWWLIAIASGGATFLATQALIASPVGIAALAGWSVAFFYHLSNGIRHLAWDAGYGFELKTAYRSGYAVLALTGILSAIAWLVAMGE